From a single Candidatus Bathyarchaeia archaeon genomic region:
- a CDS encoding uroporphyrinogen decarboxylase family protein, whose protein sequence is MTPLDNLLATIRFQSPERIPVTMLETEHAIKIAGTTYQKFASDPHVLSVTLIKAAERYGYDWIWVYVSDWIEFECLGAKMVYEDVIPPRCVEFAVKDESDVDQLQAPNPWEDGKMPVILQGLEYMRGEVGDELMLCGRVACPFSAAILMRGIEKGFSDLYRQPETFRKMEDLGLDIAVSFAKAQLEAGAHAIWVGDVFASSRFISQQRYWELAFPYEKRMIDEIRSMGGISFIFHDEVRPSRLVDQAKVGADVVGIGNDTDLQKARRMLGDHVCLSGNVDPVKVLLQGSPKDVEDAVRRCIRDAGKGGGFILNTGECVCRDTPPENLETFVRVAREMGTLYQRKGWAR, encoded by the coding sequence TTGACGCCTTTAGATAACCTGCTTGCGACCATCAGGTTTCAGAGCCCTGAACGAATACCTGTGACGATGTTGGAGACAGAGCACGCGATCAAGATCGCTGGGACCACGTATCAGAAGTTTGCCTCCGATCCTCATGTTCTCAGCGTTACTCTGATCAAGGCGGCGGAGCGGTATGGATATGACTGGATCTGGGTTTACGTCTCTGACTGGATTGAGTTTGAGTGTCTGGGGGCGAAGATGGTGTATGAAGACGTCATACCTCCGCGGTGTGTCGAGTTCGCGGTAAAGGACGAGTCGGATGTCGACCAACTGCAGGCTCCCAACCCATGGGAGGATGGGAAGATGCCTGTCATTCTCCAGGGACTGGAGTATATGAGAGGTGAGGTTGGGGATGAATTGATGCTCTGCGGGAGGGTTGCTTGCCCGTTCTCCGCCGCCATCCTAATGAGGGGGATTGAGAAAGGGTTCTCAGACCTTTACCGTCAGCCTGAAACTTTCCGGAAGATGGAGGATTTGGGGTTGGACATAGCGGTTTCTTTTGCTAAGGCTCAGCTGGAGGCGGGGGCCCATGCCATATGGGTTGGGGATGTTTTCGCAAGCTCCCGATTCATATCGCAGCAGCGGTACTGGGAGTTAGCGTTTCCTTACGAGAAGAGGATGATCGACGAGATTAGGAGTATGGGAGGAATCTCTTTCATCTTCCATGATGAGGTACGTCCAAGCAGGCTGGTTGACCAGGCTAAAGTTGGGGCTGATGTGGTTGGAATCGGCAACGATACGGATCTACAAAAGGCTAGGCGGATGCTCGGCGACCATGTTTGCCTGTCTGGAAACGTTGATCCCGTCAAGGTCCTGTTGCAAGGCTCACCGAAGGACGTTGAGGACGCTGTAAGGCGGTGTATCCGTGACGCAGGAAAAGGAGGCGGATTCATCTTGAATACTGGCGAGTGCGTCTGTCGTGACACTCCCCCTGAAAATCTCGAGACTTTTGTTCGAGTGGCCCGAGAAATGGGGACGTTGTATCAAAGGAAGGGCTGGGCCCGGTGA
- a CDS encoding zinc ribbon domain-containing protein has translation MVYPVHPPWDIMVEPKTVIIAPPRCYADFVAKVTMDYHDKPISIFIDEMSEGDWKGPGSLISGTKFDGGVVAPSKTENYETTIRIGVVSPWEKPPGEYRVRVYAYPAGENPFTYQVYDVLTVVIVDTGVKTCEQPLDGGGVTTIYTTTGYTTREWTVTTTTKTRDWWDWWRWWEWWGWLRWPWITREPFDFAVEATPATQSIKAGQQAAFTVYVTLVSGTPQPVTLSVPDICCGSTYSFSLTTGSPTFASALKVATLDSLKPGTYSMTITGSGGGKTHFTIVTLEVAENKKESIITISVNPLSLKVGEQVSVGGTLSPAHAATVELIYIRPDGFEMVKHINVPTSGVFSDIFKPDTPGLWSVKARWAGDANHYSCESLPASFAVEATQEKPPPQPSLWEQFGGLITLIIIALIIVVAMLLLRRRSKRLKVTPARASTMFCIKCGAGIPRGSEYCPVCGEELK, from the coding sequence GTGGTCTATCCAGTTCATCCTCCATGGGATATTATGGTGGAGCCTAAAACCGTGATTATAGCCCCTCCGAGATGCTACGCGGACTTCGTCGCGAAGGTGACGATGGATTACCATGATAAGCCGATATCCATTTTCATCGATGAGATGTCTGAAGGAGACTGGAAAGGGCCTGGGAGCCTTATCTCTGGCACGAAATTTGATGGAGGAGTAGTGGCACCGAGCAAGACGGAGAACTATGAAACGACCATTAGAATAGGGGTTGTCTCGCCGTGGGAGAAGCCTCCAGGCGAGTATCGAGTAAGAGTATACGCGTATCCTGCTGGTGAGAATCCATTCACATATCAGGTTTACGATGTTCTAACAGTAGTCATAGTTGATACCGGGGTTAAAACATGCGAGCAGCCGCTCGATGGTGGTGGAGTGACGACCATTTACACTACGACCGGGTATACCACCAGGGAGTGGACGGTTACAACGACCACGAAGACCCGTGACTGGTGGGATTGGTGGCGCTGGTGGGAATGGTGGGGGTGGCTCAGATGGCCTTGGATAACCCGGGAGCCCTTCGATTTCGCCGTGGAGGCTACGCCTGCAACCCAGTCTATAAAGGCGGGGCAGCAGGCGGCCTTCACCGTTTACGTGACGCTTGTTTCCGGCACTCCGCAGCCAGTAACGTTAAGCGTTCCAGATATCTGCTGCGGCTCAACTTACTCCTTTAGCTTAACTACAGGCTCACCGACTTTTGCTTCTGCCCTAAAAGTTGCAACCCTTGACTCCTTAAAGCCTGGAACCTACTCTATGACTATTACCGGGAGTGGGGGTGGCAAAACCCACTTCACAATCGTGACACTAGAGGTGGCTGAGAATAAGAAGGAGAGCATCATCACAATCTCGGTTAACCCCTTGAGCCTTAAAGTCGGCGAACAAGTCTCCGTGGGGGGAACGCTCTCCCCAGCCCACGCCGCGACCGTTGAGCTCATATACATAAGGCCAGATGGATTTGAAATGGTCAAGCACATAAACGTCCCCACATCCGGCGTCTTTTCTGACATCTTCAAACCTGATACTCCAGGTCTCTGGTCAGTAAAAGCTAGGTGGGCAGGTGACGCTAACCACTATAGTTGCGAGAGCTTGCCGGCAAGCTTCGCCGTCGAGGCTACGCAGGAAAAGCCCCCACCCCAACCCTCGCTCTGGGAACAATTCGGCGGACTAATAACATTAATCATCATCGCGTTGATCATCGTCGTTGCGATGCTGCTCCTGAGGCGGCGGTCAAAGAGGTTAAAAGTAACACCAGCGAGGGCCTCTACCATGTTCTGTATTAAATGCGGTGCGGGAATCCCACGAGGATCCGAGTATTGCCCAGTTTGCGGAGAAGAGCTGAAATGA
- a CDS encoding GNAT family N-acetyltransferase yields MEREVKHKPGMFFIRLSPGKYSYLKYEVEHGKLRILSTYTPKEFRGKGLAAKLMEEAVNYAETNGLTLSPECSYAKSYLNKTRKNPFESG; encoded by the coding sequence TTGGAGCGTGAGGTTAAGCATAAACCCGGCATGTTCTTCATTAGGCTTAGCCCGGGAAAATATTCATACCTGAAATACGAGGTCGAGCATGGAAAGCTGAGGATTCTGAGCACCTATACCCCTAAGGAGTTTAGGGGGAAAGGCTTAGCCGCCAAGCTGATGGAGGAGGCGGTAAACTACGCTGAAACAAATGGATTGACCTTATCGCCGGAGTGTAGTTACGCGAAAAGCTATTTAAACAAAACCAGAAAGAACCCGTTTGAATCAGGTTAA
- a CDS encoding diphthine--ammonia ligase, which yields MGYAASWSGGKDGCLACYRAILREYEISHLLNFVSSGPHRPRVHGSLAGLIRLQSQAIDIPLVQVKTTWARYEDSFREAVARLIPLGLKGVVFGDIYLAEHKAWAERVCRGMGLEAVEPLWGEAPERVLLEFMRLGFEAIIIGVRSDLFTCEWVGRRVDDEFYRYLKDKGVDFCGESGEYHTAVIDGPLFRRRVKVTGGKAVLRNGFWILRNIKYTL from the coding sequence ATGGGGTACGCCGCCTCTTGGAGCGGGGGTAAAGACGGGTGTTTAGCTTGTTACAGGGCGATTCTGAGAGAATACGAAATTTCCCACCTGTTGAACTTCGTTTCATCTGGGCCACATAGACCGCGTGTTCATGGATCGTTGGCCGGGTTGATTCGACTGCAAAGCCAAGCCATCGACATACCATTAGTTCAAGTGAAGACGACGTGGGCTAGGTATGAAGACTCCTTCAGGGAGGCGGTTGCCCGGTTAATCCCCCTCGGCTTGAAGGGCGTTGTTTTCGGGGACATCTACCTCGCGGAGCATAAAGCTTGGGCTGAGAGGGTTTGCAGGGGAATGGGTTTAGAAGCCGTTGAACCGCTCTGGGGAGAGGCGCCTGAAAGAGTTCTCCTTGAATTCATGCGCCTAGGCTTTGAGGCCATCATCATCGGGGTGAGATCTGACCTATTCACCTGTGAATGGGTTGGGCGCAGAGTAGATGATGAATTCTACCGTTATCTGAAGGATAAAGGTGTTGACTTCTGTGGGGAGAGCGGTGAATACCACACCGCCGTCATCGATGGTCCCCTGTTCCGTAGGAGAGTAAAGGTCACCGGTGGAAAAGCAGTTTTGAGGAATGGGTTCTGGATCCTGAGGAACATTAAATACACGCTTTAA